From a region of the Zingiber officinale cultivar Zhangliang chromosome 4B, Zo_v1.1, whole genome shotgun sequence genome:
- the LOC121974775 gene encoding protein ALP1-like, with the protein MDPKEVAALVSFLVSQIPLLLLPLFPFAHPRPSSSTPFSPSAPQSSLLSLSLHLLSSVSLIAAASPCRPRKRKRYQQDSEPHAAIALRRRDPDHSLLCFRMKSTTFEWLCGLLDPLLDCRDPAGSSLRLSGPTRLAIALSRLASGAPYPELAARFGVPASTARFCTKHLCRVLCTNFRFWITFPSASELDPVSAGFQATGGGLPDCCGALACARFEAFGDSAIAAQIVADSSFRITHFAAGFRGDQTNFMVLKSSSLYKDVQEGKLLRATQYLVADGCYPLLPWLMIPFSDPAHGSCDENFNARHRSMLQPAIRVVQSMKNWGVLSSLSEEENAKMAVACVGTCAILHNVLLMRDDFSTLSDIDNKCHADLERAGKDSGLEDFAIESRASTLRSTLALSARAA; encoded by the coding sequence ATGGACCCAAAGGAGGTAGCTGCCCTAGTTTCCTTCCTCGTGTCCCAAATCCCTCTTCTGCTTCTCCCCCTCTTCCCCTTCGCCCACCCGCGACCTTCGTCTTCCACCCCCTTTTCTCCCTCCGCACCCCAATCGTCCCTCCTCTCCCTTTCCCTCCACCTCCTCTCCTCCGTCTCCCTCATCGCCGCCGCCTCCCCCTGCCGCCCCCGCAAGCGCAAGCGCTACCAGCAAGACTCGGAGCCGCACGCCGCCATTGCCCTCCGCCGGCGAGACCCCGACCACTCCCTTCTTTGTTTCCGCATGAAATCCACCACCTTCGAGTGGCTCTGCGGCCTCCTCGACCCCCTGCTCGACTGCCGCGACCCCGCCGGGTCTTCCCTACGCCTCTCCGGGCCCACCCGTCTCGCCATCGCTCTCTCTCGCCTTGCCTCGGGCGCTCCCTACCCTGAACTCGCCGCCCGCTTCGGGGTGCCCGCGTCCACCGCGCGATTCTGTACCAAGCACCTCTGTCGCGTCCTCTGCACCAATTTCCGCTTCTGGATCACGTTTCCCTCAGCGTCTGAACTCGATCCCGTTTCTGCTGGTTTCCAGGCTACCGGCGGTGGCCTCCCCGACTGCTGTGGCGCCTTGGCCTGCGCCCGTTTCGAGGCATTTGGCGATTCCGCCATTGCAGCGCAGATTGTGGCCGATTCTTCTTTCAGGATCACGCACTTCGCTGCTGGATTCCGCGGCGACCAGACCAATTTCATGGTTCTCAAGTCCTCGTCGCTTTACAAAGATGTGCAAGAGGGGAAGCTACTCAGAGCAACACAGTACTTGGTCGCCGATGGCTGCTACCCTCTATTGCCTTGGTTGATGATTCCGTTCAGTGATCCGGCTCATGGTTCCTGTGACGAGAACTTCAACGCTAGGCACAGGTCGATGCTCCAACCTGCCATTCGGGTTGTCCAAAGCATGAAGAATTGGGGTGTGCTAAGTTCTTTATCAGAAGAGGAGAATGCTAAAATGGCTGTGGCATGCGTTGGCACCTGTGCGATCCTTCACAATGTGCTGCTAATGAGAGATGATTTCTCGACGCTCTCCGATATAGACAACAAATGCCATGCTGATTTAGAACGCGCTGGTAAAGATTCTGGATTAGAGGATTTTGCCATTGAGAGCAGAGCTTCGACACTGCGGAGCACGTTGGCTCTTAGCGCAAGAGCAGCCTGA